In Pseudoalteromonas xiamenensis, the following are encoded in one genomic region:
- a CDS encoding winged helix-turn-helix transcriptional regulator, translating into MTRRSDCPISNVLDLVGDKWSLLILRDLLFFNKKSYSDLQNSDEKVASNILSNRLEKLEQEGLIAKQQDEKDKRKKIYTLTEKGVDMLPILLDMILWSAKYSPDTNIPVTLVNRARDDRDGLLEELRNRVAF; encoded by the coding sequence ATGACTAGACGTTCGGATTGTCCAATTTCAAATGTATTGGATTTGGTGGGAGATAAATGGAGCTTATTGATCCTACGCGATCTTTTGTTTTTTAATAAAAAATCATACTCAGATTTGCAAAATTCAGACGAAAAAGTGGCATCCAATATTTTGTCGAATCGATTGGAAAAATTAGAGCAAGAGGGTCTTATCGCTAAACAGCAAGATGAAAAAGATAAACGGAAAAAAATCTACACACTGACGGAAAAAGGCGTGGATATGTTGCCAATTTTATTGGATATGATTCTTTGGAGCGCGAAATACAGCCCTGATACGAACATTCCTGTGACGTTGGTTAATAGAGCACGTGACGATAGGGATGGGTTACTTGAAGAATTACGAAATCGAGTTGCGTTTTAA
- a CDS encoding nuclear transport factor 2 family protein, whose translation MHGPKINMNKLTKLHWSENDLNNAKLAVEFVQRIMNDHDFNGIRELYRGQQYTQHNRNIADGIEGVIEAVSRLVNNAPEFSYDIKHILVDGDHVVLHSHVTLKAKHRGIETEGFNIMDTWRVENGRLVEHWDAVQGISFSMRLYALLTGGKIRNKNSIF comes from the coding sequence ATGCACGGACCTAAAATCAATATGAACAAGCTGACAAAACTACACTGGTCAGAAAACGATTTAAATAACGCTAAACTCGCCGTTGAGTTTGTACAGCGCATCATGAATGATCACGATTTCAATGGTATTCGTGAACTGTATCGTGGCCAACAGTACACACAACACAACCGAAACATCGCGGATGGCATTGAAGGCGTTATTGAAGCCGTGAGCCGTCTTGTAAATAATGCACCTGAATTCAGTTACGACATTAAACACATTTTGGTTGATGGCGACCACGTAGTATTGCATTCACATGTAACGTTAAAAGCCAAACATCGAGGCATTGAGACGGAAGGATTTAATATTATGGATACATGGCGAGTGGAAAATGGGCGTCTTGTCGAGCATTGGGATGCTGTTCAAGGCATTAGCTTTTCCATGCGCTTGTATGCACTTCTTACTGGCGGGAAAATTAGGAACAAAAACAGTATATTCTAG
- a CDS encoding NAD(P)/FAD-dependent oxidoreductase: MKFDCVIAGAGPSACACALILRQAGLSVCLVAPESEVESEFSVGESLPGAAIALLNRMGIRCLSDILSPLQVSACTGNASSWGSNIWHRNDAVQNPQGGGWHIDRTAFNRALINYVEQSGVMRFKSKLANAMFDSSWKISLENTTAVLDSRFLLDATGRASVVSRLVGFKKQYIDSQTAVVAWLESAKDDKEQLTRIKAVHDGWWYSARLPILSKNGLPVRVVAKFSLPKTAKQTNHEAQFLDELNESNLLPVRWHGKQMLAPLQLKDASVSRLVQFSDAQKGFLAIGDAVLSFDPLSSQGMFFALYSGVKAAENVLFNHDKLNNDFTDYDRTIESVFHANQKSRKLYYASEHRFADSAFWRTKFA; encoded by the coding sequence TTGAAGTTCGATTGTGTGATAGCAGGTGCAGGCCCTTCGGCCTGTGCTTGCGCCCTGATTTTACGCCAAGCAGGATTATCCGTGTGTCTTGTTGCGCCAGAAAGTGAGGTTGAAAGTGAGTTTTCAGTTGGGGAATCGTTACCTGGTGCGGCAATCGCGCTACTCAATCGGATGGGTATTCGGTGTTTAAGTGACATCCTATCTCCATTACAAGTCAGTGCTTGTACGGGCAATGCATCTTCATGGGGCAGTAATATTTGGCACAGAAACGATGCCGTGCAAAATCCACAAGGTGGTGGATGGCATATTGACCGAACGGCATTTAACCGTGCGTTAATTAACTATGTAGAACAGTCGGGCGTGATGAGGTTCAAATCTAAACTCGCGAATGCAATGTTCGATTCAAGCTGGAAAATAAGTTTGGAAAATACCACTGCTGTTTTAGACAGCCGCTTTTTGCTTGATGCAACTGGCCGAGCATCCGTTGTGAGTCGTCTTGTTGGTTTTAAAAAGCAATATATTGATTCGCAAACGGCAGTTGTTGCATGGTTGGAATCGGCAAAGGATGACAAAGAGCAATTAACGCGTATCAAGGCCGTTCACGATGGCTGGTGGTACAGTGCGCGATTACCCATTCTGTCTAAAAATGGCTTGCCAGTTCGTGTTGTCGCTAAATTTTCGCTACCAAAAACGGCAAAGCAAACGAATCATGAGGCGCAGTTTTTAGACGAATTGAATGAAAGCAATTTGCTTCCAGTGCGGTGGCATGGAAAGCAAATGTTGGCGCCGTTGCAATTAAAAGACGCAAGCGTGAGTCGACTTGTTCAATTTAGTGATGCCCAAAAAGGTTTTCTTGCTATCGGTGATGCGGTATTAAGCTTTGATCCACTTTCATCGCAAGGGATGTTTTTTGCGCTGTACAGCGGGGTAAAAGCGGCTGAAAATGTACTTTTCAATCACGATAAACTGAACAATGATTTTACCGACTACGATCGGACGATAGAGTCCGTTTTTCATGCAAATCAGAAGTCTAGAAAGTTGTATTACGCCAGCGAACATCGTTTTGCTGATAGCGCATTTTGGCGCACTAAATTTGCCTAG
- a CDS encoding LodA/GoxA family CTQ-dependent oxidase, with the protein MRHASIYRAPYRIRERAEGKAQPSYGSMLDQNKVLAVGGPLYEQGPGDLTRWMALPWQGDTAFCRSGYDSDYDPFMPTYWPARVPNNVLTLSDYNILADKKQPMELRIAAFRNRPSWFRQLPSGAVDAMDYMVAHFNEMGILEAKDRPDDLDWLPEKLWVENLTATKQAELDEAYKIFQKNYAKLGPSDKALQEAGWFNEEQRDEFATIVKS; encoded by the coding sequence ATGCGTCATGCTTCAATATACCGTGCGCCGTATCGGATCCGTGAACGTGCAGAAGGTAAGGCACAGCCGAGCTATGGCAGTATGCTAGACCAAAATAAAGTACTTGCCGTAGGGGGTCCTCTGTATGAACAAGGACCGGGTGATTTAACGCGTTGGATGGCCTTGCCATGGCAAGGGGATACAGCATTTTGTCGCTCAGGCTACGATTCAGATTACGACCCATTCATGCCGACCTATTGGCCTGCACGAGTACCGAATAACGTTTTGACCTTGTCGGACTACAATATTTTGGCTGATAAGAAGCAACCCATGGAACTTAGGATTGCGGCATTCAGAAATCGACCAAGTTGGTTCCGCCAGTTACCTTCAGGCGCCGTTGATGCTATGGATTACATGGTGGCACATTTTAATGAAATGGGCATTTTGGAAGCTAAAGACAGACCTGATGATTTAGATTGGCTACCCGAGAAATTGTGGGTAGAAAATCTGACTGCCACGAAACAAGCAGAGCTGGATGAAGCGTACAAAATCTTCCAGAAAAATTACGCCAAATTGGGTCCGAGTGATAAAGCGCTGCAAGAGGCGGGTTGGTTTAATGAGGAGCAACGTGATGAGTTTGCGACGATTGTTAAAAGCTAA
- a CDS encoding LodA/GoxA family CTQ-dependent oxidase has protein sequence MRSLKQGMKSFNITCSCKDPIKCLEHMFVDMVQKKRVAAGQCPVRRPVFLRTHGIMKGEIEIHEKVSDDLKQGMFAHAGKHPVYVRYSSDLSDGRPDWKSTIGLGIKLFGIKGEKEVSDDGAEVADLILQNVPFFFVDNASDFCNFTKAGFEGWSDQWVQENSPKTNILLDKMAKPIRSVFETSVWSVVPFKLGKDNYCKYIVRPGKSTFSGEVDINDPDFLGKDLAARMKAGNATLNLYIQRRPTTKEFEQAYIDKHFPLDKAMTVWDEDVAKPELIATISLPKQDIMQPEQEIYGDWLDFNIGRVPKLNAPAPQSSIALARMKVYAAAAKYRHDQNGQPNEQPKQPGKPIIKNPTCPLPNQPKSGPAPKKLTKEQIDRITSVRIHPGIGVARVGDSKSDYYVGPEVTEPKLVHFGSTRDDSGAIKRQAARFRVYGYDANGDVVAEIQQSENSTIEWSVHVANRKAQWYEFQSALDLPQTAGVTVALRNPEVTGAARGALAIDPGPCKIQGLNMNDSSYSMVGNFQGTQVYLGELRTDSVGRLLVLPGFGKSASPANKPVYRPEVPTSFNNAAGWYDDIADGLVHAKVVLEDKVFSADPAWVASAPPNYGQNLVGWRTMDDLMRAVWTDCGMLQLPKRVEFQRDVLPVLARLNELQWVNKGFFASFGAGSPFDFSDVELLKKLSIAPLSSLYPDPYAELRRTVYHNFRGTDSVVISDGTNGKAVNSQISQWPMMYGDLYGETVGAGENAASTYLTLPPYFDYVLTCWVNGNFVSDFNPEAKNCDDIEQVPLQEQPDMLDRANMHFCLADAFHPGCESHLANASCFNIPCAVSDP, from the coding sequence ATGAGAAGCCTCAAGCAAGGAATGAAAAGTTTCAATATTACCTGTAGCTGTAAAGATCCGATCAAATGTCTCGAACACATGTTCGTTGATATGGTGCAGAAAAAACGAGTGGCTGCTGGACAATGTCCAGTGCGTCGACCTGTATTTTTGAGGACGCATGGCATCATGAAAGGGGAAATCGAAATCCATGAGAAAGTAAGTGATGACTTAAAACAAGGTATGTTTGCTCATGCAGGAAAGCACCCTGTTTACGTGCGTTACTCTTCCGACCTGTCGGATGGGCGTCCTGATTGGAAAAGCACCATTGGTTTGGGGATAAAACTGTTTGGTATCAAAGGGGAGAAGGAAGTATCGGACGATGGCGCAGAGGTCGCTGATTTAATCTTGCAGAATGTGCCTTTCTTCTTTGTGGACAATGCATCTGATTTTTGTAACTTCACCAAAGCGGGGTTTGAAGGGTGGAGCGATCAATGGGTACAAGAAAACTCACCGAAAACAAACATCCTATTAGATAAAATGGCCAAGCCTATTCGTTCAGTATTCGAAACCTCGGTGTGGAGCGTCGTGCCATTTAAACTGGGCAAAGACAATTACTGCAAATACATCGTCAGACCGGGAAAATCGACGTTCTCTGGCGAAGTAGACATCAATGATCCTGACTTTTTAGGTAAAGATTTGGCTGCGCGAATGAAAGCAGGTAACGCAACATTAAACCTCTATATTCAAAGACGCCCAACGACAAAAGAATTTGAACAAGCCTATATTGATAAACACTTCCCGCTCGATAAGGCGATGACAGTTTGGGACGAAGACGTTGCTAAACCTGAACTGATCGCGACTATCTCATTACCTAAGCAAGATATAATGCAACCTGAGCAAGAGATTTATGGGGATTGGCTCGATTTCAATATTGGCAGAGTGCCAAAGCTAAACGCGCCCGCGCCACAAAGTTCGATTGCATTGGCCCGTATGAAGGTTTATGCCGCTGCTGCAAAATATCGCCATGATCAAAATGGTCAACCAAATGAGCAGCCTAAGCAACCCGGTAAACCAATAATTAAAAACCCAACTTGTCCGTTACCAAATCAACCTAAATCAGGACCGGCTCCTAAAAAGCTGACCAAAGAACAAATTGATCGGATAACGTCTGTGCGGATCCATCCGGGAATTGGTGTCGCCCGCGTTGGTGACAGTAAAAGCGACTACTATGTTGGGCCGGAAGTGACTGAGCCAAAATTGGTTCATTTTGGCAGCACTCGAGATGATAGTGGCGCAATTAAGCGCCAAGCAGCGCGATTTAGGGTGTATGGATACGATGCAAATGGTGATGTGGTTGCCGAAATTCAGCAAAGTGAAAATTCAACGATAGAGTGGTCAGTGCATGTCGCAAATCGCAAGGCGCAGTGGTATGAATTTCAATCAGCCTTAGATTTACCACAAACAGCCGGTGTTACAGTTGCACTGCGCAATCCAGAGGTAACTGGAGCTGCGCGAGGTGCATTAGCGATTGACCCCGGACCTTGTAAAATTCAAGGCTTGAATATGAATGATTCGAGCTACAGCATGGTCGGTAATTTCCAGGGCACGCAGGTTTACCTTGGCGAATTGAGGACGGACTCAGTCGGTCGTTTGTTGGTATTGCCGGGCTTTGGTAAATCGGCTAGTCCTGCCAATAAGCCTGTGTATAGACCCGAAGTGCCCACGAGCTTCAATAATGCTGCGGGTTGGTATGATGACATTGCTGACGGACTCGTTCATGCAAAAGTTGTATTAGAAGACAAAGTGTTTAGCGCAGATCCGGCATGGGTGGCTTCAGCACCGCCTAATTATGGCCAAAATCTTGTGGGTTGGCGCACCATGGATGACTTGATGCGCGCTGTTTGGACGGACTGTGGCATGTTGCAGTTGCCTAAGCGCGTGGAGTTTCAGCGTGATGTGTTACCCGTGCTGGCACGCTTAAATGAATTACAATGGGTAAACAAAGGGTTTTTCGCAAGCTTCGGCGCGGGGTCGCCATTTGATTTCTCCGATGTTGAGCTTCTTAAGAAACTCTCTATTGCGCCATTAAGTAGCCTCTATCCAGACCCTTATGCGGAGCTTCGTCGTACTGTTTATCATAATTTCCGAGGTACTGACAGCGTGGTTATATCAGATGGTACAAACGGAAAAGCAGTGAATAGTCAAATTAGTCAATGGCCGATGATGTATGGTGATCTATACGGTGAAACGGTTGGCGCAGGTGAAAATGCAGCATCGACTTATTTAACTTTACCTCCCTATTTTGACTACGTACTCACGTGTTGGGTTAACGGAAACTTTGTCAGTGACTTCAACCCAGAGGCGAAGAATTGTGATGATATAGAACAGGTGCCGCTGCAAGAGCAACCGGATATGCTTGATAGGGCAAATATGCATTTCTGTTTAGCCGATGCCTTCCACCCGGGCTGTGAGTCTCACTTGGCCAATGCGTCATGCTTCAATATACCGTGCGCCGTATCGGATCCGTGA
- a CDS encoding carbohydrate porin, whose translation MAAWWHRRLLVVEIPYGTESAIRLGTWHHTGLETRAGNVRSTSDFYAVLDHAISASLNGFVQFGNANTHFNEIKTHWSIGLNYKGLFYEDDFSGAMVSKVDVYGASSETAIELYTNITISDNVGLKPGLIYIHNIAGDGALGNATIVNLRLSISF comes from the coding sequence TTGGCTGCTTGGTGGCATCGTCGCTTATTGGTGGTGGAAATCCCTTACGGAACAGAAAGTGCCATTCGATTAGGGACGTGGCACCATACGGGTTTAGAAACACGCGCAGGGAACGTTCGAAGTACTTCAGACTTTTATGCCGTTTTGGACCATGCGATTTCGGCGTCCTTAAATGGGTTTGTACAGTTTGGCAATGCCAATACTCATTTCAATGAGATAAAAACGCATTGGTCAATTGGGCTGAATTATAAAGGTCTCTTTTACGAGGATGATTTTAGTGGTGCGATGGTGAGCAAGGTGGATGTTTATGGTGCAAGTAGCGAGACAGCAATTGAGCTCTATACAAACATAACAATAAGTGACAACGTTGGGTTAAAACCCGGATTGATTTATATCCACAATATTGCAGGGGATGGGGCGCTTGGCAACGCGACCATAGTCAATTTGAGGCTGAGTATTTCCTTCTAA
- a CDS encoding GNAT family N-acetyltransferase has product MPSNLATLPALSTQYFKPKHASTNTLNEIGSLRASIWQDNQHSDRQKACQHVWLEEADKHAHLWAVTSEAGMIATARLCISNNLNHLPEQELYDGLELPAPFATMGRLVVAPSWRGKGIASALIRERLNLCDDLGVKSLLLDCPEHRVPVMQRYGFSALKLPQAGILFPDTRFVVMGRFN; this is encoded by the coding sequence ATGCCGTCAAATCTTGCAACTCTGCCGGCGCTTAGCACGCAGTATTTCAAACCGAAGCACGCTTCAACGAATACCCTTAACGAAATAGGATCGCTCCGAGCGTCTATTTGGCAGGACAACCAACATAGCGACCGACAGAAGGCCTGCCAACACGTTTGGCTAGAAGAAGCTGATAAACATGCCCACCTTTGGGCAGTAACCTCCGAAGCAGGAATGATAGCAACGGCACGTCTTTGCATTAGCAACAACTTAAATCATCTTCCTGAACAAGAACTCTACGATGGACTTGAACTGCCCGCCCCTTTCGCGACCATGGGCAGACTCGTTGTTGCCCCCTCTTGGCGTGGTAAAGGGATTGCGAGCGCCTTAATTCGTGAGCGCCTCAATTTGTGTGACGATTTAGGTGTAAAGAGTTTATTGCTTGACTGCCCTGAGCATCGCGTTCCTGTCATGCAGCGTTATGGTTTTTCGGCATTAAAATTGCCTCAAGCGGGGATCTTATTCCCTGATACGCGGTTTGTTGTTATGGGTCGGTTTAATTGA
- a CDS encoding RluA family pseudouridine synthase: MQIFEYNPPSDPWLDIRYEDDDIVIINKPSGLLSNPGRAEVTFDCALTRLEKQLGCIYLVHRLDCSTSGVMVYAKSKRVEIDLKVQFQNRETSKVYIAQVQGHLADKEGCIDLPLAKDPENVPKQKVCHEHGKSAVTYYRVIEEREHSTLLELKPVTGRTHQLRVHMLALGHPILGDDFYGDAACITASARLNLHAQTLSFTHPTSKERVSFSVDHEFESR; the protein is encoded by the coding sequence ATGCAGATATTTGAATACAATCCGCCAAGCGACCCATGGCTAGATATTCGTTATGAAGACGATGATATTGTCATTATTAATAAACCTTCAGGTTTACTATCGAACCCAGGACGCGCTGAAGTCACTTTCGACTGTGCTCTAACACGTTTGGAGAAGCAACTTGGTTGTATTTATTTGGTGCATCGCTTGGATTGCTCCACCTCTGGTGTAATGGTGTATGCCAAAAGTAAACGAGTCGAGATTGACCTTAAAGTGCAGTTTCAAAACCGTGAAACCAGCAAAGTTTACATTGCACAAGTGCAAGGCCATTTAGCAGATAAAGAGGGTTGCATTGATTTACCACTTGCAAAAGACCCAGAAAACGTACCAAAACAAAAAGTCTGCCATGAGCACGGTAAAAGTGCAGTGACGTATTATCGTGTAATTGAAGAGCGCGAACACTCGACACTTCTGGAGCTCAAGCCAGTCACAGGCCGTACTCATCAGTTACGAGTTCATATGCTGGCACTCGGTCACCCTATTTTAGGGGATGATTTTTATGGCGATGCGGCCTGTATCACGGCTTCCGCTCGACTCAATTTACACGCGCAAACCTTAAGTTTCACGCACCCAACAAGCAAAGAAAGAGTTAGTTTTAGTGTGGATCATGAGTTTGAATCCCGATAG
- a CDS encoding winged helix-turn-helix domain-containing protein, whose product MSLKFNALLSNLKKKGVFSGPPLPDIFTVGTCRIVASLNQIHRDNQCLVVEPKVMEVLVYLASRQGEVCSKQQLMDAIWPAPVSDGAVSRVITLLRKALADSTDSPRYIQTIAKKGYQFIAVVEVSMSEPMHINKFESSTSPAIRHAQKLFIPFVACTLLILLVLVVTHLIPSPPTDQATTFTKPPSFQKVTSESGREYDAQLSADASWLVYRHKNNQEQPYQLYLKQLQTNRTIQLTDNGFDHRSPALSHDKRSIAYFQKGQNQCALRRLTLLPNGEPDTIHTLHLCGALEHYSNVVWSPDDKWLYFTDRANSSVPYQIYRLELATNRLETMTSRENNFYGDNELALSPSGRSLLFFRNKYWGNNQVYVMDLTTNALKKIGELGFLSWKPSWSPDEKSIVFSDNRNGGKLNRLDISTGQITTFYQSPKAIQYPMFSADGKRVVFSEESIVANLWETKLTALHENSVESTVTPKKLALSSSGVERQPAYSPDGRKLAFLSDRNGEMQLWIADDEQLVAAPMLPKGAIIDSFSWSPDNQQLVIATKDKALLRYQLTTQTIDELLHEQSAAFPIYAHDGLKLYFSSDKSGQWEIWSFNLQNGETHQVTTSGGYQVKLAADDTTMYITKYDQTGIWQYDLKTGVENEIIADLARTTQYTLCDNTLYYEKQVMTGDVWQYSVIDSDTQLAFTLPRKTQISFDVTPNCQKMAFAYQEDLQADIVELSWNE is encoded by the coding sequence ATGTCTTTAAAATTCAATGCGTTATTATCAAATTTGAAGAAGAAAGGAGTCTTTAGTGGCCCCCCATTACCCGATATTTTTACGGTAGGAACATGCCGAATTGTTGCGAGCTTAAATCAAATACACCGTGATAACCAATGTCTAGTAGTTGAACCTAAGGTCATGGAAGTGCTTGTGTATTTGGCCAGCCGCCAAGGTGAGGTATGTTCAAAGCAACAGCTTATGGACGCCATCTGGCCTGCCCCCGTCAGTGACGGCGCAGTAAGCAGAGTGATCACACTACTCAGAAAAGCCCTGGCTGATAGCACTGACTCTCCCCGTTATATTCAAACGATCGCCAAAAAAGGCTACCAATTTATCGCTGTCGTCGAGGTTTCGATGAGCGAACCGATGCACATCAACAAGTTTGAATCATCTACATCACCTGCAATACGCCATGCCCAAAAGCTATTTATACCCTTTGTTGCTTGCACACTATTAATCTTGTTGGTTTTAGTGGTCACTCACCTAATTCCATCTCCACCAACGGATCAAGCCACAACTTTTACAAAACCACCGTCATTTCAAAAAGTAACGAGTGAAAGTGGGCGCGAATACGACGCACAGCTTTCAGCTGATGCAAGTTGGCTGGTTTATCGACATAAAAATAACCAAGAGCAACCCTATCAGCTGTATTTAAAACAGCTGCAAACCAATCGCACCATTCAACTTACCGACAACGGATTTGACCATCGTTCGCCAGCACTTTCGCACGACAAACGGTCCATTGCGTATTTTCAAAAAGGACAAAATCAGTGCGCATTGCGGCGCCTAACACTATTACCAAACGGCGAACCTGACACAATCCACACTCTGCACCTTTGCGGGGCACTTGAGCATTACAGCAATGTGGTGTGGTCGCCAGATGATAAATGGCTTTATTTTACTGACCGCGCAAATAGTTCGGTTCCCTATCAGATCTATCGCTTAGAGCTGGCCACTAACCGTTTGGAAACCATGACCAGTCGAGAAAACAACTTCTATGGCGACAATGAACTCGCCCTTTCGCCTTCAGGACGCAGTCTGCTGTTTTTTAGAAATAAGTATTGGGGCAATAACCAAGTTTACGTCATGGATCTCACCACAAACGCACTGAAAAAAATCGGCGAGTTGGGCTTTCTCAGCTGGAAACCAAGCTGGTCGCCTGATGAAAAAAGCATTGTGTTTAGCGACAATCGAAATGGAGGGAAACTCAACCGCCTAGATATTTCGACTGGTCAAATAACCACGTTCTACCAATCCCCAAAAGCAATTCAATATCCAATGTTTAGCGCTGATGGCAAAAGAGTCGTGTTTTCGGAAGAGTCCATCGTCGCGAACTTATGGGAAACTAAACTCACCGCTCTACACGAAAATTCAGTCGAAAGCACGGTCACTCCAAAAAAACTGGCGCTCAGCTCAAGCGGCGTAGAACGCCAACCTGCTTATTCCCCAGATGGCCGAAAGCTGGCGTTTTTATCCGATAGAAATGGTGAAATGCAGTTATGGATTGCGGATGACGAACAATTGGTAGCCGCACCCATGCTACCCAAAGGCGCGATTATCGACAGTTTTAGTTGGAGTCCTGATAACCAGCAATTAGTGATTGCCACTAAAGACAAGGCGCTTTTACGCTATCAATTGACAACCCAAACTATTGACGAGTTGTTGCACGAACAAAGTGCTGCCTTTCCGATTTACGCCCACGACGGGTTAAAACTGTATTTTAGTTCTGATAAAAGCGGTCAATGGGAGATTTGGTCGTTCAACCTGCAAAATGGTGAAACACACCAAGTGACAACATCCGGTGGGTATCAAGTGAAACTGGCGGCAGATGACACAACGATGTATATCACAAAATACGACCAGACCGGCATTTGGCAATACGACCTCAAGACGGGTGTGGAAAATGAAATCATCGCAGATCTGGCCCGTACTACCCAGTACACCTTGTGTGATAACACCCTGTACTACGAAAAACAAGTGATGACTGGTGACGTTTGGCAATATTCAGTTATCGACAGTGATACTCAACTCGCCTTTACGCTACCAAGGAAAACCCAGATTAGTTTTGATGTAACACCCAATTGCCAAAAGATGGCATTTGCCTATCAAGAGGATTTGCAGGCAGATATTGTTGAACTGAGTTGGAATGAGTAA
- the ppiC gene encoding peptidylprolyl isomerase PpiC, with product MANTAHALHILVKHQTQAEDILLQLKKGAKFQTLAKKYSTCPSGKKGGDLGEFKRGTMVPQFDKVCFTCEVLTPQLVKTKFGWHIIKVLYRT from the coding sequence ATGGCCAATACAGCACATGCACTACACATCTTAGTAAAGCATCAAACTCAAGCGGAAGACATTCTTTTGCAGTTAAAAAAAGGCGCTAAATTTCAGACCTTAGCCAAAAAATATTCAACCTGTCCATCGGGTAAAAAAGGTGGTGACCTGGGGGAATTTAAGCGCGGTACAATGGTGCCTCAATTCGACAAAGTGTGTTTCACGTGTGAAGTGCTGACACCGCAACTCGTCAAAACTAAATTCGGTTGGCATATTATTAAAGTCTTATATCGTACATAA
- a CDS encoding acyl-CoA thioesterase, whose protein sequence is MQAFSEKFPIKTQIRVAWGDMDALGHVNNVSYFRYFETARIDFLAQTGLLEILSDPSTSPVLRDTHAHYKRPVVFPDTLIIGTYITDIKSDRFTMRYEAFSEQQQAVCTTGYANVVMFNMKSAQKTPIPANMMDVLLQYSVDLA, encoded by the coding sequence ATGCAGGCATTTTCCGAGAAATTTCCGATAAAAACCCAAATTAGAGTGGCTTGGGGAGACATGGATGCATTGGGCCATGTGAACAACGTTTCATATTTTCGTTATTTTGAAACGGCCCGAATCGACTTTTTAGCACAAACGGGCTTACTGGAAATCTTATCGGACCCGAGTACCAGCCCTGTTTTACGTGATACTCACGCGCATTACAAACGCCCAGTCGTGTTTCCGGACACGCTTATTATTGGCACGTATATTACCGACATTAAAAGCGATCGTTTTACGATGCGCTATGAAGCGTTTAGTGAACAGCAACAAGCGGTATGTACCACGGGCTATGCCAACGTCGTGATGTTTAATATGAAAAGCGCACAAAAAACACCGATTCCAGCCAACATGATGGATGTACTTTTACAATACAGTGTTGATTTAGCATAG
- a CDS encoding S1 family peptidase — MTNQTIAIITAALVSSISLSASAIVIRHDVAPEKYAATLHDFPPLAQFYIDGAHGTLIAPNWVVTAAHTTFCTDPNTTILVGGVKVKVKRRFVHSNYTPGVSHDFALLELARPITHILPAEVYTASDELGQATTFIGIGGTGNGLEGQTIDNAKNNGFLRKANNTVAKAEGPLLQFIFEQGQQALPLEGISGGGDSGGPAFIMKNGRYYLLGVSSRGDFGSPLGKYGNREYYSRISFFNNWIQTIMHGTEEQRAEISRPKLKHLLPGLTEKNLPNVCAEIGISAQ, encoded by the coding sequence ATGACAAACCAAACGATAGCTATAATTACGGCTGCACTTGTTTCTTCAATTTCACTCTCTGCATCCGCAATTGTAATACGCCACGATGTCGCTCCCGAAAAATACGCCGCAACGTTGCACGACTTTCCACCCCTTGCTCAATTTTATATCGATGGAGCACATGGAACATTGATTGCCCCCAACTGGGTGGTAACCGCGGCACATACTACGTTTTGCACAGATCCCAATACAACAATATTGGTCGGTGGGGTAAAGGTTAAAGTAAAACGGCGTTTTGTACATTCAAACTACACTCCGGGCGTGAGCCATGATTTCGCGTTACTCGAATTGGCTCGGCCTATTACTCACATACTACCGGCTGAAGTCTATACCGCATCTGATGAATTAGGTCAGGCAACAACCTTTATTGGTATCGGTGGCACTGGCAATGGGTTAGAGGGTCAAACAATTGATAATGCTAAAAATAATGGCTTTTTACGCAAAGCGAATAATACCGTCGCTAAAGCAGAAGGTCCGCTTTTACAGTTTATCTTCGAGCAAGGTCAACAAGCCCTTCCTTTAGAAGGTATCAGTGGCGGTGGAGATAGCGGTGGCCCTGCTTTTATCATGAAAAACGGTCGTTACTATTTACTTGGCGTAAGTTCTCGAGGCGACTTCGGCAGTCCACTCGGTAAATATGGCAATCGAGAATATTACTCTCGAATCTCATTTTTCAACAATTGGATCCAGACAATCATGCATGGTACAGAGGAGCAACGCGCTGAAATCTCCCGCCCAAAACTAAAACATCTGTTACCAGGCTTAACCGAAAAAAATCTCCCAAATGTGTGTGCCGAAATTGGCATAAGCGCCCAGTAA